The window CGCTACGCCTACGACTTCGCCAAGGTTGGCGTACCTGGCCTGACCGCCGGCGTGACCTACCTGCACGGCGACAACATCCAGAACACTGCTGGCGACCAGAGCGAGTGGGAACGCGACATCAGCCTGGCCTACGTGATTCCGCAGGGCACCTTCAAGAACCTGGGCTTTGCCTGGAAAAACGCCATGTGGCGCACCAGCTCCGCCGTGGCTTCCAGCACCCAGGACGAAAACCGCCTGATCGTCAGCTACTCGATTCCACTGCTGTAAGCGCTCTTCTGTAAGCTCTTTTTCACTTCACGCCCTGCTCGGCGCAATGCCGACGGGGCGTTTTTTTGCGTATTTTGCGGTGTGGCTGCTGACGTCTTCGCGGGCAAGCCCGCTCCCACAATGTCCGCATCGTTCACAAGTTTCATGTGTGTCCCGGAGCCTGTGGGAGCGGGCTTGCCCGCGAAGAGGCCCTAGAATTCGCTACAAATCCCGTTCAGCCCACCCTCCGGAAGTTGCCTTGCAATGCCTGTCCAGACCCGTGGCGACATGGTGTCCCCATACCTCTTCCCAGTCCAATGAAATAGTTTTTAATCTCCTCTCCCTGCGCGATACTGCGCCAGCGAATGCACCTGCCCTGGGGATATCGATGCCGCTACAACGCCTGCAAAGCCTCCGTGAGATCGCGCCCGAGGATTGGGATGCGCTGGTGCCTCCAGGCCAACCCTTTCTGCGTCACGCCTTCCTCGGCGCCCTGGAGGACAGCGGCAGCCTCGGCGAGCGTACCGGCTGGCAGCCGGAGCATTTGCTGCACATCGAACAGGGACGGCTGATCGCCGCACTGCCCAGCTACCGCAAATGGCATTCCTACGGTGAGTACGTGTTCGACCACGGCTGGGCCGACGCCTGCCAGCGCGCCGGCATCGCCTACTACCCCAAGCTGCTCACTGCCGTGCCATTCAGCCCGGTGGGTGGCCCGCGCCTGCTGGCGGCCAGCGCCGAGGACGGTTTCGAGTTGCTGGCGGCACTGCCGGGCTACCTGGAGATCGAGGAACTGTCCAGCGCCCACATCAACTTCACCGATGCCCTGGCCGATGCCGCGCTGGCCGGGCAGCCTGGTTGGTTGCAGCGCCTGGGTTGCCAGTACCACTGGCAGAACCGCGGTTACCGTGACTTCCAGGACTTTCTTGATGCCTTGAGCTCGCGCAAGCGCAAGCAGATGCGCAAGGAGCGTGAGCAGGTCGCGGCCCAGGGTTTCGAGTTCGAGTGGCTGGAAGGCCGCGAACTGAGCGAGGCGCAGTGGGACTTCGTCTACGCCTGCTATGCCAACACCTACGCGGTACGCCGCCAGGCGCCGTACCTGACGCGAACGTTTTTCAGCCTGCTGGCCGAGCGCATGCCGGAGGCGATCCGCGTGGTCATGGCGCAGCAGGATGGCCGGCCGGTGGCGATGGCGTTCAGCCTGGTTGGTGGCGATAGCTTCTACGGGCGTTACTGGGGCTGCCTGGCCGAGTTCGACCGACTGCACTTCGAGACCTGCTTCTACCAGGGCATGGACTACGCCATCGCCCACGGCCTGAAGCGCTTCGACGCCGGCGCCCAGGGCGAGCACAAGCTGATTCGCGGCTTCGAACCGGTGATCACCCATTCCTGGCACTACCTGCGCCATCCCGGCCTCAAGGCGGCGGTGGCGGACTTCCTTGAACGCGAGCGGGTTGGCATCCTGGAGTATGCCGAAGAGGCGAGGGCGGCGCTGCCTTACCGGCAGCCCTGAGGTTTTGGGCTGGTAGGCTTTCATGGCTGCCCTGCGTTTTTGGGACGGCTCTCTTTCCTGTAGCGAGCGGGCTTTTTGTGGCGAGCGGGCTTGCCCGCGCTGGGCTGCATGGCAGCCCCTGGACCAGCTACCTCGGTACATCAGGTAGAGCGGGGTGGTCGGTTTCAGGGCCGCTTCGCGCCCCAGCGCGGGCAAGCCCGCTCGCCACAGGAGGTCTGTTCCCCCAAGACAGGAGGTCTGCTCCCCAAGACAGGAGGTCTGCTCCCCAAGACAAGAGGTCTACTCCCCAAGACAGGAGGTCTGCTTCCCGCAACAAGAGGTGTGCTCGCCACAAGAGGCCTGTTCGTTACAAGAGGTTCGCTCGCCGCAAGAAAACCTCTGGTCTCAAACCTCTGCCTGTACAGGCCTCAGTCAATGCCGACGAAGCCACCGGTCTGGTGTTGCCACAGACGCGCATACAGGCCGCCCCGTGCCAGCAGTTCGGCATGGCTGCCAGTCTCGGCGATCCGGCCATGCTCCAGCACCACCAGGCGGTCCATGCGGGCGATGGTCGAAAGGCGGTGGGCGATGGCGATCACGGTCTTGCCTTCCATCAGCGTTTCCAGGCTTTCCTGGATCGCCGCCTCCACTTCCGAGTCCAGTGCCGAGGTCGCTTCGTCCATGATCAGGATCGGTGCGTTCTTGAGCAGCACGCGGGCAATGGCGATGCGCTGGCGCTGACCGCCGGAGAGTTTCACCCCGCGCTCACCGACATGCGCATCGAAGCCGGTGCGTCCCTCGGCGTCCGACAGCAGCGGGATGAACTCGTCGGCACGGGCCTTGAGCACCGCCTCGTAGAGCTGCGCGTCGCTGGCATCGGGCTTGCCGTAGAGCAGGTTGTCGCGAATCGAGCGGTGCAGCAGCGAGGTGTCCTGGGTGATCATGCCGACGCTCTCGCGCAGGCTCTCCTGGGCGACCTGGGCGATGTCCTGGTCATCGACCAGGATCCGCCCGCCCTGCACGTCGTACAGGCGCAGCAGCAGGTTGACCAGGGTCGACTTGCCGGCGCCGGAAGGGCCGATCAGGCCGATCTTCTCGCCCGGGCGAATGGTCAGGTTGAGGTCCGAGATCACCCCGCTGCGCTTGCCGTAGTGGAAGTCGACATGCTCGAAGCGTACCTCGCCACGACTCACCGCCAGGCGTGGCGCCTGTTCGCGGTCGGTGACAGTGATGGGCTGGGCGATGGTCTGCAGGCCGTCCTGGACCATGCCGATGTTCTCGAAGATGCCGTTGACCACCCACATGATCCAGCCGGACATGTTGACGATGCGGATCACCAGCCCGGTGGTCAGGGCGATGGCGCCGACCGATACCAGCGACTGTGTCCACAACCACAATGCCAGCCCGGTGGTGCTGACGATCAGCAGGCCGTTCATGCTGGTGATGGCGACGTCCATGCTGGTCACCACCCTTGACGCCAGCTGGGTCTTCTCGGTCTGCTCCACCAGCGCCTCGCGGGCGTACTGCTGCTCGAAATGGGTGTGGGCGAACAGCTTCAGGGTGGTGATGTTGGTATAGCCGTCGACGATCCGCCCCATCAGCTTGGAGCGCGCGTCGGAGGACTCCACCGAGCGCTGCTTGACCCGCGGCACGAAGTAGTAGAGCGCGCCGCAGTAGCCGGCGAGCCACAGCAGCAGTGGGATCATCAGGCGCCAGTCGGCCTCGACGAACAGCACCATGGCGCTGATCACGTAGATCAGCACGTGCCACAGCGCGTCGACCGCCTGCACGGCGGAGTCGCGCAGCGAGTTGCCGGTCTGCATGATGCGCTGGGCGATGCGTCCGGCGAAGTCGTTCTGGAAGAAATTCAGGCTCTGGCGCAGCACGTAGCTGTGGTT of the Pseudomonas vanderleydeniana genome contains:
- a CDS encoding GNAT family N-acetyltransferase — protein: MPLQRLQSLREIAPEDWDALVPPGQPFLRHAFLGALEDSGSLGERTGWQPEHLLHIEQGRLIAALPSYRKWHSYGEYVFDHGWADACQRAGIAYYPKLLTAVPFSPVGGPRLLAASAEDGFELLAALPGYLEIEELSSAHINFTDALADAALAGQPGWLQRLGCQYHWQNRGYRDFQDFLDALSSRKRKQMRKEREQVAAQGFEFEWLEGRELSEAQWDFVYACYANTYAVRRQAPYLTRTFFSLLAERMPEAIRVVMAQQDGRPVAMAFSLVGGDSFYGRYWGCLAEFDRLHFETCFYQGMDYAIAHGLKRFDAGAQGEHKLIRGFEPVITHSWHYLRHPGLKAAVADFLERERVGILEYAEEARAALPYRQP
- a CDS encoding ABC transporter ATP-binding protein; translated protein: MLYRRFEQLIDIFRDAPTAAPPNKVLPFYLYYLRQVWPSFVALLIVGLFAALIEVALFSYLSRIIDLAQVTPNTQFFSVHGGELLWMAVVALVLRPIFFGLHDLLVHQTISPGMTSLIRWQNHSYVLRQSLNFFQNDFAGRIAQRIMQTGNSLRDSAVQAVDALWHVLIYVISAMVLFVEADWRLMIPLLLWLAGYCGALYYFVPRVKQRSVESSDARSKLMGRIVDGYTNITTLKLFAHTHFEQQYAREALVEQTEKTQLASRVVTSMDVAITSMNGLLIVSTTGLALWLWTQSLVSVGAIALTTGLVIRIVNMSGWIMWVVNGIFENIGMVQDGLQTIAQPITVTDREQAPRLAVSRGEVRFEHVDFHYGKRSGVISDLNLTIRPGEKIGLIGPSGAGKSTLVNLLLRLYDVQGGRILVDDQDIAQVAQESLRESVGMITQDTSLLHRSIRDNLLYGKPDASDAQLYEAVLKARADEFIPLLSDAEGRTGFDAHVGERGVKLSGGQRQRIAIARVLLKNAPILIMDEATSALDSEVEAAIQESLETLMEGKTVIAIAHRLSTIARMDRLVVLEHGRIAETGSHAELLARGGLYARLWQHQTGGFVGID